A section of the Mycolicibacterium anyangense genome encodes:
- a CDS encoding AAA family ATPase encodes MTRYRHGLMLGKFYPPHVGHHAGIREGAAQCERFTVLVMTSAVETVPLADRVAWMWAEHAGEPGVRVIGVRCDAPVDVTDERVWAAQVAVISAALRVGGEPAVDAVFSGESYGAELARWLGAADVRSGTRLTSGTAVRRDLAGRWGDLAPATKAGLTTRVVVVGAESTGTTTVAGLLAEHYRARGGVWASTQCVDEYGREYTQLKWERSPGIALDELVWTADDFDAIAVEQTRREEAAAAAGSPVLICDTDAFATAIWERRYLGAAARTGQPWTQVPPRAVYLVTDHEGVPWHDDGMREGDLAVRAAMTRWFIDALTEAGQSWVLLTGSLSERVSMAIRTVDPLVEMRARFGEPLRGPGFEG; translated from the coding sequence ATGACTCGATATCGGCATGGGCTGATGCTGGGCAAGTTCTATCCACCACACGTCGGCCACCATGCGGGCATTCGTGAGGGTGCAGCGCAGTGTGAGCGGTTCACGGTGTTGGTCATGACGTCGGCGGTGGAGACTGTGCCGCTGGCGGACCGGGTGGCGTGGATGTGGGCCGAGCACGCGGGCGAGCCAGGGGTTCGGGTGATCGGGGTGCGCTGCGATGCGCCGGTGGACGTGACCGATGAGCGGGTGTGGGCCGCCCAGGTCGCGGTGATCTCGGCGGCCTTGCGAGTGGGCGGTGAGCCGGCGGTCGATGCGGTCTTCTCCGGTGAGTCGTATGGCGCTGAACTGGCGCGTTGGCTGGGAGCTGCGGACGTTCGGTCCGGCACCCGTCTCACTTCCGGCACAGCGGTGCGGCGGGACCTGGCCGGACGATGGGGTGATCTGGCGCCGGCGACGAAGGCGGGGTTGACGACGCGGGTGGTGGTGGTCGGGGCCGAATCCACCGGGACGACAACCGTTGCGGGGCTGTTGGCGGAGCACTACCGGGCGCGGGGTGGCGTCTGGGCTTCGACACAGTGCGTTGACGAATACGGGCGGGAGTACACCCAGCTGAAGTGGGAGCGCTCACCGGGGATTGCGCTGGACGAGTTGGTCTGGACCGCTGACGATTTCGATGCAATTGCGGTGGAGCAGACCCGGCGGGAGGAGGCAGCGGCGGCGGCTGGCTCGCCGGTGTTGATCTGCGATACCGATGCGTTCGCGACGGCGATCTGGGAGCGCCGCTACCTCGGTGCTGCGGCGCGGACAGGGCAGCCGTGGACGCAGGTGCCGCCCCGGGCGGTGTATCTGGTGACCGACCACGAGGGCGTGCCGTGGCACGACGACGGCATGCGGGAAGGTGACCTGGCGGTTCGGGCGGCAATGACAAGGTGGTTCATCGACGCGCTGACCGAGGCCGGGCAGTCATGGGTGCTGTTGACGGGCAGCCTGTCTGAACGGGTCTCGATGGCGATTAGGACCGTTGATCCGTTAGTGGAGATGCGGGCGCGGTTCGGGGAGCCGCTGCGGGGGCCGGGGTTTGAGGGGTAG